GCCGATACTTAACTCTGCTTTAGCCTTCGTATAAACTATTGTTTTTTGTCCTGCTTCTTCCCCTGCATAGACTGTCGCAATATTAAAATTAGGACTCGACGGATGCGGTTTGATTTCCTTCACTTCTCCTACTATTATATTTTTAAACGATTTCTTTTCCGAATAAGCAATAATTTTTTCAACCTCCATCGTCCTGCTGTTTAGCAGAGACGGCACTAAATTTTCTTTTCCGGTAAAATCAACATATTCTTTTAGCCAATTGAAACTAACCTTCAAAATTTCCTCCGGTATTTAATTGTTTTATAAATTTATCAAACCTATTTCATTATCTATACAATATATATAATATATATAACTTAATACTGCAATAGAAAGTTGTTTACCCGGAAAAGGTGTCAGATTATTTTTTTTGCAAATATTTTCTTTGTTAATTGAACTATTTCATATGCAAAAAAATAAAATCTGACACCTTTTCCTTATATTTTGCGTAACCGAGCAAAGAAATGTATAAATATTTTCTATTGCAAGATTAAGGATATAATTTTATATTTGCATTATTTGTTATATTATCTAACATATATACATGTATACATGAATTTTCAATCAGTCATCCGAATAATCCCGGCTGTTCCAATAAATACCCCGCCTTTTCATATTTTTCTTCATATAAATCGTTATATACTATTCTTATTTCATCAATTATATCGTTTAAATCAATATTTTCAACATTAAAATTAATAACACCTTTTTTATTCAGCAGCGATTTAAGTCCCATATTTGAATAATTATCCATGAGGACTGGTTTGTAAGCGGGAATAAATACGGGTCTTTTTTGTTTAAACGCAAAATTGCACGTCTTTAATGTTCCGCTTGATAACGGAGAAGACATCGCAAATACAGCTAAACTCGAACCGCTCTGAAGCCTGTCGCGCGCAACTAAATTTTTAGGCGATAATTTTTCGTGCAGCGGTAATTCAGAAATAACAGCCCCTTTTTTTAATATTATATCCTGATACAGCTCCTCATTTTGAGACGGATAAACAGGTTCCAGCAATCCGGAACCGATAAACGCAATCGTATTAATATTATTATCTACGGAAGTTCTGTGCGCAACCGAGTCTATTCCTGCCGCCAAGCCGCTTATAACTGAAAATCCGGCATTGCCTATTTTTTTTGTTATATCTGCCGTGACGCCGCAGGAATAATCCGGCGGTTTCCTTTGTCCTACAACGGCAACCGCAAATCTAAGGTTTTCTTTAATATTCCCCTTGTAATACAAAATAGGAGGCTTATTTTTGACAAATAAAAGATTAGCGGGATATTCAGGGGATTGAAACGTAATTATTTTAATATTATTTTTTGCAGCTTCTTCTACTTCGTCTATTGCGTGCATAAACGAGGTTCTTACGATTCTTGAATCCATTAATATTTCTATGATATCGTTCCTGAGCCCAATTTTTAAAAATTCAGTTTTATTTGTATTAAATATATCGCACGGATTTGCAAAATGCGTAAGTAAAATAAATATATGGCTGTTGCTCAAACCAGGAATTTTCTTTAATGCCAGAGTGCAAATAATATCATCCATAACAATTTAATATTTTAATTTACTGTTCTTCCTATAAATAACATTATAACCGAATCCGCTCCTCTTGATATTAAAATATCCCTGATTGTACCTGATGTATGACCAGTTGTTATTATATCATCAAATAAAATAATTTTTTTATTTTTAATGCGCTCCTCGTTTACTACTTTCACGGAATTTGCAATATCTGCCGAATTTCTTCTGTTTGTAATGTGTGAAGGCATATACCCCTTAGTTCTTTTTAATATATCGTCTTTATAGTTAATTATATTTAAAGCTTTTAACGACAGACATATTATTTTATTTGAATAATCATCTAACATGGAAGAACTTGTGGGAATAGGAATAATTAAATCACAAAACCAGAAATAATTAAATATAATATTTACAATTATATTTTCAAAATATTTTATTGCAAAATTGTTGCCTTTTTTGTACTGAATAATTAAATTAGAAAATGCATCTGCGATGCTTTTGCGTTTTGGAAAATAATTCCCGAGATAGAAATAATTATCTTTTTCATTATATTGTATTTTTAAATGCTGCATCTCTTTTATCTTGTTTGTATAATATAATTAATTTCTCATGATAAATATAAAACTTTATTAATTATTTATTCTATCATAATATGAATCTAAATTTCTTTAAACATATAGCATTTTATCGGCATAATCTTATCGGTACAGAACTTTTAAGCTCTTATGAAATAAATTATTTTATTAATCTCCTAAATAAATTAAACGTCAGTTTATCTTACAATATATTAGATTTTGATATTTATAAAAATAATTTAATAATTAATTATAATAAAAAACCGCTAAATTTTTGTTTAGATAAATTTTTAGCAGATTATAAAAATTTTGATTTTTTATTTGTTAAAAACATCCATATTAATAATTTAAACGACGCTGTGCTTTTTAATTCTATTATAGATTTCTTTCTAAATTCTAATAATGTAATTTTTATACCTTGCTTAGAGGGTTTAAATGCTTCCATCTTAAATGTGTACGATACTCTTGCGGCTAACTCTTCATTTTCGCAATCTAATTATATTGATTTATTTAAGCTCAGGCTAAAATTATTATGCATGACCAGACTTGCAACAACTAATGAAATTTATCCGCAAAGTATAAAGAAATTTTTAGATTTAGCCCTGCAGCATAATTTTTATCCAAAAAAAGTTCCTGAACAAAATTCTGAAGATTTGATTCTTGATTATTCAAATAATTTCCAAATAATTATTAAACTCAATTTTTTGGATAAATTTAATTTTAATAAATTCGCGTATGCAAAGAATAATAATTTTATTCAGTTAACCGTTTATTCTAATTTTTATGAAATTTATTTTAATTCTTCTTCTTTAATTTATAAAATTTTATCTTACATCGCATATATTCAAAACAATTCGAACAGCAAATCAAGCATTAATATAAAATCAGTTCTTGAACTAAATAGAAAAGAATACAGCTCTTATCTTAAAACAGATTTAAGCAAGATTCAAAAAACAGCTGTAAAAGAAATCGATAATCCCGTTATTATAATTGCAGGAGCCGGCTCAGGAAAAACTAATGTTATAGTTAATAAATTCTTACATCTTTCAATTTATATATCACCTTATGAAATTTTAATTTTAACTTTCACTAATAATGCAGCCGGTGAGATTAAAGATAGAATATTAAAAGCTTTTAATTTGAATGACAATACATCAATCATTAAAAATAATTTGAAAATTTATACTTATCATAGTTTTTTTTATTCTATCATAAAAATTTATTATAGATATTTAGGCTTCCAAAATCTCCCAAAAATTTATGCCGAAAATAACTGCAAGAATAATGCTTGTAATTCTAAAATTGACGGAATATATAATTTTGACGATATTTTACAATATGTTTTAAAATTATTTAAAAACGAATCTATTTTAATTGAAATTGCAAAAATGTACAAATATATTTTAGTCGATGAATATCAGGACATTAATTTATTAAGCGATATAATAATTAAAAAAATTGATTACGGAAGAGGCAACATTACATATGCAGGCGATGATGACCAGTCTATATATAGATTTAACGGCGGTGATTCTATTAATTTGCTCAGTTTTGATTTATTCTATCCATCCGGAAAAGCAGTTTTATTACAATCTAATTATAGATGTAATGAGTCAATAATAAATTTTTCTAATAATATTATTCAAAAAATAGACTTCAGATATCCAAAATCAATGATATTAGGAAATAATATAAATAATTTTAAAAATGAAAGCAATGAAAAAAATACTTATAGCTTAAAATTAAAAGATACTTTACTGGTTTTACTTAATAAATATGCTTGCGACTCTTATGTATTTAATTATAATACAAATAATTGGATATCAAGCGATAAATATTTTAATAAGATAGAAGAATTAAGCGATTCTATTAAGTTAAATGCAGTAAACCTTATTCATTTTAAAAACTATTCAGATGAAACCGCATTTAATATTAATTTATTTATCTTATTGTTAACAAGCGGTATTAAAGCCGCCATACTTACAAGAACCGCCAAAGAAGAAATTGAATATAAGACGCTTTTTAGTTACTATGCCGGCTTGCCGCAATACAATAATTTTAAGTTAAAATATTACAGAAACGCCTTTATCGGAACAATCCACAAATCAAAAGGCATGGAATTTAGTTTTGTAATTTTAGGCAGCCTTTCAGCCGCTAATTTTCCAAAAGTCTATAAAGAAAACAACGATATTAAAGCTGTTCATCCTTTTAATGCTTTTTATAACACGCCGTTTATAAACTAT
This genomic stretch from Candidatus Acididesulfobacter guangdongensis harbors:
- a CDS encoding ATP-dependent helicase codes for the protein MNLNFFKHIAFYRHNLIGTELLSSYEINYFINLLNKLNVSLSYNILDFDIYKNNLIINYNKKPLNFCLDKFLADYKNFDFLFVKNIHINNLNDAVLFNSIIDFFLNSNNVIFIPCLEGLNASILNVYDTLAANSSFSQSNYIDLFKLRLKLLCMTRLATTNEIYPQSIKKFLDLALQHNFYPKKVPEQNSEDLILDYSNNFQIIIKLNFLDKFNFNKFAYAKNNNFIQLTVYSNFYEIYFNSSSLIYKILSYIAYIQNNSNSKSSINIKSVLELNRKEYSSYLKTDLSKIQKTAVKEIDNPVIIIAGAGSGKTNVIVNKFLHLSIYISPYEILILTFTNNAAGEIKDRILKAFNLNDNTSIIKNNLKIYTYHSFFYSIIKIYYRYLGFQNLPKIYAENNCKNNACNSKIDGIYNFDDILQYVLKLFKNESILIEIAKMYKYILVDEYQDINLLSDIIIKKIDYGRGNITYAGDDDQSIYRFNGGDSINLLSFDLFYPSGKAVLLQSNYRCNESIINFSNNIIQKIDFRYPKSMILGNNINNFKNESNEKNTYSLKLKDTLLVLLNKYACDSYVFNYNTNNWISSDKYFNKIEELSDSIKLNAVNLIHFKNYSDETAFNINLFILLLTSGIKAAILTRTAKEEIEYKTLFSYYAGLPQYNNFKLKYYRNAFIGTIHKSKGMEFSFVILGSLSAANFPKVYKENNDIKAVHPFNAFYNTPFINYKNTIDDERRLFYVGTTRAKDFIFITYTGDKSSFIDF
- a CDS encoding DNA-processing protein DprA, whose translation is MDDIICTLALKKIPGLSNSHIFILLTHFANPCDIFNTNKTEFLKIGLRNDIIEILMDSRIVRTSFMHAIDEVEEAAKNNIKIITFQSPEYPANLLFVKNKPPILYYKGNIKENLRFAVAVVGQRKPPDYSCGVTADITKKIGNAGFSVISGLAAGIDSVAHRTSVDNNINTIAFIGSGLLEPVYPSQNEELYQDIILKKGAVISELPLHEKLSPKNLVARDRLQSGSSLAVFAMSSPLSSGTLKTCNFAFKQKRPVFIPAYKPVLMDNYSNMGLKSLLNKKGVINFNVENIDLNDIIDEIRIVYNDLYEEKYEKAGYLLEQPGLFG